From Apium graveolens cultivar Ventura chromosome 9, ASM990537v1, whole genome shotgun sequence, the proteins below share one genomic window:
- the LOC141683737 gene encoding uncharacterized protein LOC141683737: MKMRRLFLHKKAHKNVYFIKQTRLFCSQNEDATIGEITKILKHNNWKFYLESSHIPRKLNPDVIRSVLHKNIDFDPKILLHFFNWSSQQMGTPQISKSFLILAFVLCKSNQFLNASGVLEQMISTRVPFSAVLDCIVGFCRDYDDGSKVDNQVFDVLISAYQKRGLLDEAVSVFLVVSSKFRPHVVCCNNILKDLLRYNRMDLFWKVYGGMVEAEIGFDIYTYTTVIGAHCKVGNVAEVRRILLEMNEKGCKPNLVTFNVVISGLCKAGLVDEALNLKKSMLSEGLVPDGYTYTLLIDGFCKQKRSSEAKLFLQEMHTAGVSPNHFSYTALLDGFMKQGDLDEASKVKDEMASNGIKLNLVTYSSLINGFCRAGKMGKAVDILNEMILAGIRPDIRIYNLLLEGYTREKNTVKAKELLAEMKENDMVPSTYTYSVIINGLCQFGDLKGAYQLLDNMILGGLKPNVIICTNLMKSYIQEGQIEEAIKLLNKMGDEGIVPDVFCYNCLIDGLCRANRMEEAKTYLGQITERGLSPNGYTYGALIVGCCKGGDMQTADMYFRNMLDCGIVPNQVIYTSLIDGHCKNENIVEAFSIFRSMLGRGVIPDLQVYTVLIHGLARTGKLQEAVGVFSELEGKGLVPDVFTYSSLISGFCREGDINQAFELLDNMCQKGITPNIFTYNALINGLCKSGNIEKAREIFDGIPEKGLGLTVVTYATMMDGYCKSGNLSEALRLFEDMSSRKIKPDAFVYNVLLSGYCKEGDLEKALSLFDCMREKYIASTINYNTLIDGYCKSGKLTEANELFNDMVARQIVPNHFTFTTLIDYHCKKGMVEKAEELLLEMQKKNIVPTVVTYTSLLQGYNNIGEKSRMALRFEEMINKGIELDDIVKSVVYSQLREGNYGSAFKFCDDLVKNGLFSRDVYEVLVNTHCKMGEFSEVISLLDSIGKQGLMLSFATCKIVVHGLYNSKYEDKVALVLKSMVKFGWVPHSTSLADLTNERKKDIVSGDVMHVREQVAY; this comes from the coding sequence ATGAAAATGAGGAGGTTATTCTTGCACAAAAAGGCTCATAAAAATGTCTACTTTATCAAACAAACAAGACTTTTCTGTTCTCAAAATGAGGATGCAACAATTGGGGAAATCACCAAAATCTTGAAGCATAACAACTGGAAATTCTACTTAGAATCATCACACATCCCAAGAAAACTAAACCCAGATGTGATTCGATCTGTTCTTCACAAAAACATTGATTTTGATCCCAAGATTCTCCTTCATTTCTTCAATTGGTCTTCTCAGCAAATGGGTACTCCTCAAATTTCAAAATCTTTCTTGATTCTTGCTTTTGTTTTATGTAAATCCAATCAGTTTTTAAATGCTAGTGGTGTTTTAGAGCAAATGATTAGTACCCGTGTGCCGTTTTCCGCAGTTTTGGATTGTATTGTTGGTTTTTGTAGAGATTATGATGATGGGTCTAAAGTTGATAATCAAGTGTTTGATGTTTTAATTAGTGCTTATCAGAAAAGGGGTTTGTTGGATGAAGCTGTTAGTGTGTTTTTGGTGGTTAGTAGTAAATTTCGTCCCCACGTGGTGTGTTGTAATAATATTTTGAAAGATTTGTTGAGATATAATAGAATGGATTTGTTTTGGAAGGTTTATGGTGGGATGGTGGAAGCCGAGATTGGTTTTGATATTTATACTTATACGACTGTTATTGGTGCTCATTGTAAGGTAGGGAATGTAGCAGAAGTTAGAAGGATTCTTTTAGAGATGAATGAAAAGGGTTGTAAACCGAATTTGGTTACGTTTAATGTGGTTATTAGTGGGTTGTGTAAAGCTGGTCTTGTCGATGAAGCATTAAATTTGAAGAAGTCGATGCTCAGTGAGGGGTTGGTGCCAGATGGCTACACCTATACCTTACTTATAGATGGATTTTGTAAACAGAAGCGATCAAGCGAGGCAAAGTTGTTTTTGCAAGAAATGCATACTGCAGGTGTCAGTCCCAATCACTTTTCTTACACTGCTTTGTTGGACGGGTTCATGAAACAAGGTGATCTTGACGAGGCTTCTAAAGTCAAAGATGAGATGGCTTCTAATGGAATTAAGTTAAATCTCGTGACATACAGCTCATTAATTAATGGGTTCTGTAGAGCTGGTAAGATGGGGAAGGCAGTTGATATTCTGAATGAGATGATTCTGGCGGGTATAAGACCCGATATCAGGATTTACAATTTATTACTCGAGGGTTATACACGAGAGAAGAACACTGTTAAGGCCAAGGAGCTGTTGGCCGAGATGAAGGAAAATGACATGGTGCCTTCAACATACACTTATTCTGTGATTATAAATGGGCTTTGCCAATTTGGAGATCTAAAAGGGGCTTATCAATTACTCGATAACATGATTTTAGGAGGTTTAAAACCAAATGTTATTATTTGCACGAATCTTATGAAAAGTTATATTCAGGAGGGCCAGATCGAAGAGGCAATAAAGCTTTTGAACAAGATGGGTGACGAAGGCATCGTACCTGATGTCTTCTGCTATAATTGCCTTATAGATGGACTCTGCAGAGCAAATAGGATGGAGGAAGCCAAGACTTACTTAGGACAGATTACGGAGAGGGGATTGAGTCCAAATGGATACACTTATGGTGCTCTTATAGTTGGATGCTGCAAGGGTGGAGACATGCAGACAGCCGACATGTACTTCCGCAATATGCTTGACTGTGGTATAGTGccaaatcaagtcatatatacatCTCTTATTGATGGACATTGCAAAAACGAAAATATCGTAGAAGCCTTCTCTATATTTAGATCAATGCTTGGACGAGGAGTGATCCCTGATCTGCAAGTGTACACTGTACTTATTCACGGCCTTGCAAGGACCGGAAAGTTGCAGGAAGCAGTTGGTGTATTTTCCGAACTTGAGGGAAAGGGTCTTGTCCCTGATGTTTTCACGTACAGCTCTCTCATTTCTGGATTCTGTAGAGAAGGTGATATTAATCAGGCTTTCGAACTGTTGGACAATATGTGTCAAAAGGGaattactccaaacatttttaCGTACAATGCTTTAATTAATGGTCTATGCAAATCAGGTAACATTGAAAAGGCTAGGGAAATATTTGATGGTATTCCTGAAAAAGGTTTGGGACTCACTGTTGTGACTTATGCTACAATGATGGATGGTTATTGCAAATCGGGAAATCTTTCCGAGGCATTGAGGTTATTTGAAGACATGTCATCTAGGAAGATTAAACCAGATGCTTTTGTTTATAATGTTCTTCTCAGTGGGTACTGTAAAGAGGGAGACCTGGAGAAGGCTCTTTCGTTGTTTGACTGCATGAGGGAAAAGTATATTGCATCTACTATCAATTATAACACTTTAATTGATGGTTACTGCAAATCAGGGAAACTGACTGAAGCAAATGAGTTATTTAACGACATGGTTGCTAGGCAAATCGTTCCTAATCATTTTACCTTCACAACTTTAATTGACTATCACTGCAAGAAGGGGATGGTTGAAAAAGCAGAAGAGCTTTTACTGGAGATGCAAAAGAAAAATATTGTGCCGACTGTTGTAACTTATACCTCCCTGTTACAGGGTTATAACAACATAGGGGAAAAGTCAAGGATGGCTCTACGTTTTGAGGAAATGATAAATAAGGGCATTGAACTTGATGATATTGTCAAGAGCGTGGTTTATAGTCAGCTCAGGGAAGGAAATTATGGCAGCGCCTTTAAATTTTGTGATGACTTGGTGAAGAACGGGCTATTCAGCAGAGATGTGTATGAAGTATTAGTAAATACACACTGTAAGATGGGAGAATTCTCTGAAGTTATTTCATTGCTTGACAGTATAGGGAAACAAGGGCTAATGCTTAGTTTTGCTACTTGTAAGATTGTAGTTCATGGACTATATAATTCAAAATATGAGGACAAAGTAGCTCTGGTTCTGAAAAGTATGGTGAAGTTTGGATGGGTTCCACACTCTACAAGTTTAGCAGACTTAACTAATGAACGTAAAAAGGATATAGTTTCTGGAGATGTTATGCATGTTCGAGAGCAAGTTGCTTATTAG